From the genome of Pseudomonadota bacterium, one region includes:
- a CDS encoding rod shape-determining protein → MNLFIDKILGAFSSDLAIDLGTANTLIYVKGKGIVLNEPSVVAVNKDDNTKSRVLAVGMEAKNMLGRTPGNIVAVRPMREGVIADFEVTEAMLRHFIQKVHNRRTFVRPRIIIAVPSGITQVEKRAVRESAESAGAREVFLIEEPMAAAIGAGLPISEPICNMIIDIGGGTTEVAVISLAGIVYSRSVRVAGDKMDSSIIQYIKRKYNLLIGERSAEIIKTTIGNAYPDAENIETIEVKGRDLASGIPKILSIDSEEIRLAISEQIDAIVETVKIALEHTPPELASDIVDRGIILTGGGALLKNLDKLLREETSLPISVAEDPLLAVAMGAGRALDSIEILKKIVLS, encoded by the coding sequence ATGAATCTTTTTATAGACAAAATTTTAGGCGCATTTTCGAGTGATCTTGCTATTGATCTTGGTACGGCAAATACACTCATTTATGTTAAAGGCAAAGGGATTGTTCTGAATGAACCCTCTGTAGTTGCTGTTAACAAGGACGATAATACTAAAAGCCGTGTTCTTGCTGTAGGTATGGAGGCAAAAAATATGCTGGGAAGGACACCCGGCAATATTGTTGCCGTTCGTCCCATGCGCGAAGGCGTTATCGCTGATTTTGAAGTTACCGAGGCGATGCTGCGCCATTTTATTCAGAAAGTACATAACAGAAGAACTTTTGTCCGGCCAAGGATAATCATTGCTGTTCCCTCAGGAATTACACAGGTTGAAAAACGTGCTGTCAGGGAATCCGCGGAATCGGCGGGAGCGCGGGAAGTCTTTTTGATTGAAGAGCCGATGGCGGCTGCGATAGGAGCCGGATTGCCTATTTCTGAACCTATATGCAACATGATTATAGATATTGGCGGAGGCACTACCGAAGTCGCAGTTATTTCTCTTGCCGGGATTGTTTATAGCAGATCAGTAAGAGTGGCAGGTGATAAGATGGATAGTTCTATCATCCAATACATAAAGAGGAAATATAACCTGCTGATAGGAGAAAGATCGGCTGAAATAATAAAAACCACCATTGGTAATGCTTACCCTGATGCAGAAAATATTGAAACAATCGAGGTTAAGGGCAGAGACCTGGCTTCAGGGATTCCAAAAATATTATCCATTGATTCTGAAGAGATACGGCTTGCAATTTCAGAACAAATTGACGCAATCGTTGAGACGGTAAAAATTGCATTGGAACATACCCCTCCTGAACTGGCATCGGATATTGTTGACAGGGGAATTATATTAACCGGGGGAGGCGCATTGTTAAAAAATCTTGACAAGCTGTTAAGAGAAGAGACGAGTTTGCCAATAAGTGTTGCTGAAGATCCTTTGTTAGCGGTAGCTATGGGTGCAGGAAGAGCATTAGACAGTATCGAAATCCTAAAAAAGATCGTACTATCGTAA
- the mreC gene encoding rod shape-determining protein MreC, which yields MFSKKTMIVVCVIILVTANIIVLSVSSKHRYPPSTFGRIALIVISPLQNVLTQTVNYTKNIWENYFFLVSTARENNRLKKEMGYLIQKNNEYHEAVLSNIRIRSLLDFRQSIPYESIAAEVISIDPSMLYRTVVIDKGKINGVKIGFPVITPQGIVGQVIDAADHYSRVLLILDQESSVDAVVQESRARGIIKGASSDQCIFKYILRRHEIKIWDSVISSGLDGVYPKGLPIGYISYINKKKSGLFQEVKVTSHVDFNKLEEVLVVINQTPKSYTNNK from the coding sequence ATGTTTTCAAAAAAAACAATGATAGTAGTCTGTGTAATAATACTTGTGACTGCAAATATCATTGTGCTCTCGGTTTCCAGTAAGCATCGTTATCCACCATCTACTTTTGGAAGGATAGCGTTGATCGTAATATCCCCATTGCAGAATGTCCTGACGCAAACAGTTAATTATACAAAAAATATTTGGGAAAATTACTTTTTTCTTGTGTCAACGGCACGTGAGAACAACAGACTTAAAAAAGAAATGGGGTACCTGATTCAAAAGAACAACGAGTATCATGAAGCAGTACTTTCCAATATCAGGATTCGCAGCTTACTTGATTTTCGTCAAAGCATACCTTATGAATCTATCGCTGCCGAAGTAATTTCTATTGATCCTTCTATGTTGTATCGAACAGTAGTTATTGATAAAGGCAAAATAAATGGTGTTAAAATAGGTTTCCCTGTTATTACTCCGCAAGGTATTGTCGGTCAGGTAATTGATGCTGCTGATCATTATTCCAGGGTTTTATTGATTTTAGATCAAGAAAGTTCCGTGGATGCTGTTGTGCAGGAGAGCAGGGCACGCGGAATTATAAAAGGCGCATCTTCGGATCAATGTATCTTTAAATATATATTGCGAAGGCATGAGATAAAAATTTGGGATTCTGTAATTTCATCCGGACTGGATGGTGTTTACCCTAAAGGACTTCCTATCGGGTATATTTCATATATTAACAAGAAAAAATCAGGCCTTTTTCAGGAAGTAAAAGTAACGTCGCATGTTGATTTTAATAAACTGGAAGAGGTTCTTGTTGTGATAAATCAAACACCGAAGAGTTATACAAATAATAAATGA
- the mrdA gene encoding penicillin-binding protein 2, whose translation MSNFLRSTDNKWFRHRLSVATYFVTAAFALLFLRIFYLQIIEGPEYRQLSENNCIRLQNIEYSRGLIFDRNGVLLVDNRPSFNLNLVLSNAKPVGATIDKLSKYTDMPIEVLNAQINGIKGMSCYKPFLLKQDIGRDILAAIEAHKYDLPGVSVDVKPKRHYMYANRAAHLIGYLSEISANELKDKKYSGSKPGDYIGKFGVEKSFGKFLTGKRGIRHVEVNAVGQVVRVLKTVEAKAGSNIYLTIDENLQKKAEELLKDRAGAVVAMDPFSGEILVMASSPSFDSNLFVSGMSHEEWENIISHPDRPIENKAIKGAYPPASTYKILTAIAALEEKIIDNNTLSYCPGYLRHGNRNYMCWKRGGHGWTNIVKALAVSCDVFFYEIGQKLDIDKLEWYAKACGLGAPTGIDLEQEGTGLIPSTKWKKKRLGYAWTSGENLSAVIGQGYNLTTPIQVLLLISEIANGGERIKPLVVKKIMTPDGKLVMESKPEKLGRIPASQKTIDIIRQGLCDAVNENYGTAYRARPGGGIKMCGKTGTAQVVGRKQADSNYDKKTVSYLYKPHAWFTCYAPQTDPKIAITVIVEHGEHGSSAAAPIAKELVQAYLNPVNEETQTSSN comes from the coding sequence ATGAGCAATTTTTTAAGAAGTACGGATAATAAATGGTTTCGGCATCGTTTGTCGGTGGCAACGTATTTTGTTACTGCTGCATTCGCGCTTCTTTTTCTGCGTATTTTTTATTTGCAGATTATCGAAGGCCCCGAATATAGACAACTTTCAGAGAACAACTGTATCCGTTTGCAAAATATAGAATATTCGCGCGGGTTGATTTTCGATCGCAACGGGGTTTTACTTGTTGATAACAGGCCCTCTTTTAATCTCAATCTTGTATTAAGTAACGCTAAGCCTGTCGGAGCTACAATTGATAAACTTTCAAAATATACAGATATGCCCATCGAAGTATTGAACGCACAGATCAACGGCATAAAAGGCATGTCATGCTATAAGCCGTTTTTGTTGAAACAGGACATAGGAAGAGATATTCTTGCTGCTATAGAAGCCCATAAGTACGACTTGCCGGGAGTTTCTGTGGATGTTAAACCTAAAAGACATTATATGTACGCCAATAGAGCTGCACATCTCATTGGTTACTTAAGCGAGATAAGCGCAAACGAACTAAAAGATAAGAAATATAGCGGAAGTAAACCCGGAGATTATATCGGCAAATTTGGAGTTGAAAAATCATTTGGTAAATTTTTGACAGGAAAGAGGGGGATACGTCATGTTGAGGTAAATGCAGTTGGTCAGGTTGTAAGGGTTTTGAAAACGGTTGAGGCGAAAGCCGGGAGCAATATCTACCTGACAATTGATGAAAATCTCCAAAAAAAAGCCGAAGAACTGCTGAAAGATAGAGCCGGTGCAGTTGTTGCAATGGATCCTTTCTCCGGTGAAATTTTGGTAATGGCCAGCAGCCCCTCTTTTGATTCTAATTTATTTGTATCGGGGATGTCACATGAAGAATGGGAAAATATCATTTCACACCCTGACCGGCCTATAGAAAATAAAGCTATCAAAGGAGCTTATCCTCCTGCCTCAACATATAAAATTTTAACTGCTATAGCGGCTTTGGAAGAAAAAATTATCGACAACAATACATTGAGTTATTGCCCCGGTTATCTACGGCATGGAAACCGAAACTATATGTGCTGGAAAAGAGGGGGGCATGGCTGGACTAATATTGTAAAAGCGCTTGCGGTATCCTGTGACGTATTTTTTTATGAAATCGGGCAAAAGCTTGATATTGACAAGCTTGAATGGTACGCAAAAGCCTGCGGTCTTGGTGCCCCGACAGGTATTGATCTGGAACAGGAGGGTACGGGTTTAATTCCTTCTACTAAATGGAAAAAAAAAAGATTGGGTTATGCATGGACCAGTGGGGAGAATCTTTCCGCAGTTATCGGGCAGGGTTATAATCTTACCACTCCTATACAGGTATTGTTGCTGATATCCGAAATAGCCAATGGAGGGGAAAGAATCAAGCCGTTGGTTGTAAAAAAGATAATGACTCCGGACGGTAAACTTGTTATGGAAAGCAAGCCTGAAAAATTAGGCCGTATTCCTGCAAGTCAGAAAACAATTGATATTATAAGACAGGGTTTATGTGATGCTGTTAATGAAAATTACGGTACTGCCTACAGGGCACGTCCTGGCGGTGGAATTAAAATGTGTGGTAAAACCGGAACAGCACAGGTTGTAGGAAGAAAGCAAGCAGATAGCAACTATGATAAAAAAACGGTGTCTTACCTATATAAACCTCACGCATGGTTTACTTGTTATGCTCCGCAAACAGATCCTAAAATTGCGATAACAGTGATTGTTGAACATGGTGAGCACGGATCAAGTGCTGCTGCACCTATAGCAAAAGAACTTGTTCAGGCTTATTTGAATCCGGTAAATGAAGAAACCCAAACTTCCTCAAACTAA
- the rodA gene encoding rod shape-determining protein RodA: protein MIDRRLVQNFDWGLLGLTIVLSFIGIMTLYSAVTAGKSVQDVLFFKQIIWFIVGFVLMIFSFLFNYKILDRWAFVIYGVCILLLVLVLFFGKAAGGSRRWLILGPVTFQPSEFAKLAVIFVIARYYSKIVSTNGLFLSELIVPVILCIIPFSLIVLQPDLGTAMLIILIAASMSVFVKVDKKAFVFILTTAVVTIPTVWFFFLRDYQKNRIITFLNPEHDPLGAGYHIIQSKIAIGSGMLTGKGFLKGTQSALSFLPEQQTDFIFSVFAEEWGFIGCIFLLLVFFLFVARCLKITYGSRDHFGAILSFGITAMLLWHIVVNMGMALGLLPVVGVTLPFISYGGSSIVITLISIGILMNISMRRFLFN from the coding sequence ATGATTGACCGAAGACTTGTTCAAAATTTTGACTGGGGTTTACTTGGTCTTACCATTGTTCTTTCTTTTATAGGTATCATGACTTTATATAGTGCTGTTACTGCCGGCAAATCAGTCCAGGACGTTCTTTTTTTTAAACAAATCATCTGGTTCATTGTAGGTTTTGTGCTGATGATTTTTTCTTTTTTATTTAACTATAAAATTTTAGACAGGTGGGCATTTGTCATATACGGGGTTTGTATTTTACTTCTCGTGCTGGTTTTATTTTTCGGGAAAGCGGCAGGAGGATCAAGGCGTTGGCTGATATTAGGCCCTGTAACATTTCAGCCGTCCGAATTTGCCAAATTAGCCGTTATCTTTGTTATTGCCAGGTATTATTCAAAAATCGTAAGTACAAATGGGTTGTTCCTGAGTGAATTAATAGTTCCTGTAATATTATGTATAATCCCTTTCTCTTTAATTGTGCTGCAACCGGATCTTGGAACAGCCATGCTTATTATCTTAATTGCAGCATCCATGTCGGTATTTGTAAAAGTAGATAAGAAAGCATTTGTATTTATTTTAACAACCGCTGTAGTTACCATTCCAACAGTTTGGTTCTTCTTTTTAAGAGATTATCAAAAAAACAGGATTATTACTTTTTTAAATCCGGAGCATGATCCTCTTGGTGCAGGTTATCATATAATTCAGTCAAAAATTGCAATCGGTTCAGGAATGTTAACGGGCAAGGGTTTTCTTAAAGGGACTCAAAGCGCCCTGTCTTTTTTGCCTGAACAGCAAACTGATTTTATTTTTTCCGTTTTTGCAGAAGAATGGGGGTTTATCGGCTGCATATTTTTACTTCTTGTATTTTTTTTGTTTGTTGCGCGGTGTTTAAAAATCACATATGGAAGCAGAGACCATTTTGGGGCCATATTATCTTTTGGGATTACCGCCATGCTATTGTGGCATATAGTTGTAAATATGGGGATGGCTCTGGGTTTGTTGCCGGTGGTTGGTGTAACATTACCTTTCATAAGTTATGGCGGTTCATCCATAGTAATTACACTCATAAGCATAGGCATACTAATGAATATCAGCATGAGAAGATTTTTATTCAATTAA
- a CDS encoding ATP synthase F0 subunit B, translating to MINVNLSVLPQIVNFLFLVWAMNIVVYRPIRKILIERKDKINGLEQSINNLGKSIQEKDESYALGIKNARLKGQKEKEALMSVAQNEEQQLIDKINKKAQEDLSQMREKIVKDTESVRKALLNEVDACADAVCQKILGRAA from the coding sequence ATGATTAATGTGAATCTATCTGTTCTCCCACAGATCGTCAATTTCCTCTTTCTAGTTTGGGCGATGAATATTGTTGTATACAGGCCGATACGCAAAATCCTTATAGAGAGAAAAGATAAAATAAACGGCCTTGAGCAAAGCATTAATAATCTGGGCAAAAGTATCCAGGAAAAAGACGAATCTTATGCTTTGGGAATTAAAAATGCCAGATTAAAAGGACAGAAGGAAAAAGAAGCCTTAATGTCTGTCGCCCAGAATGAAGAACAACAACTAATTGATAAAATAAACAAAAAAGCACAGGAAGACCTATCGCAGATGCGTGAAAAAATCGTAAAAGATACTGAAAGTGTTAGAAAAGCACTGTTGAATGAGGTAGATGCTTGTGCCGATGCTGTTTGTCAAAAAATTCTGGGGAGGGCTGCTTAA
- a CDS encoding ATP synthase F0 subunit B — protein sequence MKIYFFRNKSRALLVLFMSFLLIFSAGIGLCSSGGGEGGGHTVGWVNTDTYRVMNFAVLAIGLFLLLKKPAANALNDRINGIKEQLSELETQKADTEKSVALCNDKIAKLDKESEKIIAEYLKQGEEAKGRILDAANASVSKLEEQARRNIEHEFKQARLKLQEEVIINALEKAEEKIKSKITAKDQELLVNEYLEKVVA from the coding sequence ATGAAAATATATTTTTTCAGAAATAAGAGCCGCGCATTGTTAGTACTGTTTATGTCGTTTCTTTTGATCTTTTCCGCCGGTATTGGTCTCTGTTCCTCCGGAGGCGGCGAGGGCGGTGGTCATACAGTTGGTTGGGTAAACACTGACACTTACCGTGTTATGAATTTTGCGGTATTGGCCATCGGGCTTTTTCTTCTGCTGAAAAAACCAGCGGCAAACGCTCTTAACGACCGAATCAATGGAATAAAAGAACAGTTAAGTGAATTGGAAACACAAAAAGCAGATACCGAAAAAAGTGTGGCATTGTGTAATGATAAAATAGCCAAGCTTGATAAAGAATCCGAAAAGATAATTGCTGAATATTTAAAGCAGGGTGAAGAAGCAAAAGGCAGAATACTTGATGCTGCAAATGCTTCAGTTTCAAAGTTAGAGGAGCAGGCCCGTAGAAATATTGAGCATGAATTTAAGCAGGCACGGTTAAAGTTGCAGGAAGAGGTAATTATAAACGCTTTGGAAAAAGCTGAAGAAAAAATAAAAAGTAAAATTACTGCAAAAGACCAAGAATTACTAGTAAATGAATATTTAGAGAAGGTGGTGGCATAG
- the atpH gene encoding ATP synthase F1 subunit delta: MKNLAISRRYAKALLLIGKEDGNAEVYRNELDELTRMIVKEKGLEQALTNPLYDAAARKKVLQIIIEKMKLSKAMRSFLLLLFDKGRIGFIITINEFYQKLADELKNVARASLVSATELKSETVEKIRNTLSKMTGKDIVLDVRVDSGLIGGVVSRIGDLVLDGSIKTQLLNMRESLKRGESV; this comes from the coding sequence GTGAAAAATTTAGCTATATCAAGGCGTTATGCTAAGGCACTTCTTCTTATCGGCAAAGAGGACGGGAATGCTGAAGTTTACAGAAATGAGCTGGATGAGTTAACCAGAATGATTGTAAAAGAAAAAGGCCTTGAACAGGCGCTCACAAACCCGCTATATGATGCCGCAGCACGCAAAAAAGTTTTACAAATTATAATTGAAAAAATGAAACTTTCGAAAGCAATGAGATCATTCCTTCTTCTGTTATTTGATAAAGGTCGAATAGGGTTTATAATTACTATTAACGAATTTTATCAGAAACTGGCTGATGAACTTAAAAACGTTGCAAGAGCCAGTCTGGTTTCGGCTACAGAACTTAAATCCGAAACCGTGGAAAAGATCCGTAATACTCTGTCAAAAATGACAGGTAAAGATATTGTTCTGGATGTCAGAGTAGATTCCGGTCTTATTGGTGGTGTGGTTTCCAGAATAGGTGATCTTGTTTTGGATGGTAGCATCAAAACACAATTGCTCAACATGAGAGAATCTTTAAAAAGGGGTGAGAGTGTATAA
- the atpA gene encoding F0F1 ATP synthase subunit alpha has protein sequence MELRAEEISQIIKGQIADYDKKVELSETGVVLSVGDGIARVYGLEKAMSLELVEFPGGILGLVLNLEEDNVGVAVMGEVTHIKEGDVVKRTGRIAQVPVGEPVLGRVVSAVGEPIDGKGPIDAKEFRRVEMVAPGVIARKSVHESMLTGLKAIDAMTPVGRGQRELIIGDRQIGKTAIAIDSILSQKGQNVYCIYVACGQKKSTVAQVVSVLEKHGAMEYTTVVAACASDPATLQYVAPYAGCAMGEYFRDKGQHALIIYDDLSKQAAAYRQVSLLLRRPPGREAYPGDIFYNHSRLLERSCKLNDELGAGSLTALPIIETQAGDVSAYIPTNVISITDGQIYLEPSLFFAGVRPAINVGLSVSRVGGAAQVKAMKQVAGSLRLDLAQYRELEAFAAFGSDLDKATQRQLTRGARLVEILKQPQYKPLSMEKQVTILYAGTRGFLDNYPINVLAKYEAGLFTYISDRYPQIFTELADKKAISDELDKIMTEALKAYDEEFKDTIK, from the coding sequence ATGGAATTAAGAGCTGAAGAAATAAGTCAGATAATTAAAGGTCAGATTGCTGATTATGACAAGAAAGTAGAGTTGAGTGAAACTGGTGTTGTCTTGTCAGTTGGTGATGGTATTGCCAGGGTATACGGTCTTGAGAAAGCTATGTCTCTGGAGCTGGTAGAATTTCCTGGTGGTATTTTGGGACTTGTGCTGAACCTTGAAGAAGATAATGTGGGTGTTGCTGTTATGGGCGAAGTAACCCATATTAAAGAAGGTGATGTTGTTAAACGTACAGGTCGTATTGCTCAGGTTCCGGTGGGTGAGCCGGTGCTGGGGCGTGTTGTGTCTGCTGTTGGTGAACCTATTGATGGTAAAGGCCCGATAGATGCTAAAGAGTTCAGAAGAGTTGAAATGGTGGCACCTGGTGTTATAGCCAGAAAAAGTGTTCATGAGTCAATGCTGACAGGGCTTAAAGCAATTGATGCTATGACTCCGGTTGGCCGTGGTCAGCGTGAACTTATTATTGGTGACCGTCAGATTGGAAAAACTGCTATAGCGATAGATTCTATTCTGAGCCAGAAAGGGCAGAATGTTTATTGTATTTATGTTGCTTGCGGCCAGAAAAAATCGACAGTTGCCCAGGTTGTTTCCGTTCTGGAAAAACACGGCGCGATGGAATATACGACGGTTGTAGCAGCTTGCGCAAGCGATCCTGCAACATTACAGTATGTCGCACCCTATGCAGGTTGTGCTATGGGGGAATATTTCCGTGATAAAGGTCAGCATGCATTAATTATTTATGACGATCTTTCAAAGCAGGCTGCTGCTTATCGTCAGGTTTCACTTCTTTTGAGACGTCCGCCCGGACGAGAAGCTTATCCTGGAGATATTTTTTATAACCATTCCAGACTACTTGAACGTTCATGCAAATTAAACGACGAACTAGGTGCAGGTTCACTTACTGCCTTACCAATTATTGAAACTCAGGCAGGTGACGTTTCCGCTTATATTCCAACAAATGTTATATCAATTACTGACGGTCAGATATATCTTGAGCCAAGTCTCTTCTTTGCTGGTGTTAGACCGGCGATAAATGTTGGTCTTTCGGTATCACGAGTTGGAGGAGCTGCTCAGGTCAAAGCCATGAAGCAGGTTGCCGGAAGCTTAAGGCTGGATCTTGCCCAGTATCGTGAACTTGAAGCTTTTGCTGCTTTTGGAAGTGATCTTGATAAAGCTACACAAAGACAGCTTACAAGAGGGGCGCGGCTTGTTGAAATATTAAAGCAGCCACAATATAAACCTCTTTCTATGGAAAAACAGGTAACAATTCTTTATGCCGGAACCAGAGGTTTTCTTGATAATTATCCGATAAATGTTCTTGCTAAATATGAGGCCGGTCTATTTACTTATATTTCAGATAGATATCCTCAAATATTCACAGAGCTTGCCGATAAAAAGGCCATAAGTGATGAGCTTGATAAGATTATGACCGAAGCGCTTAAAGCTTATGATGAAGAATTTAAAGATACAATAAAATAA
- the atpG gene encoding ATP synthase F1 subunit gamma: MATLKDVQIKIGAVKKTKQITKAMNMVAASRLRGAQTSMTGFRPYASKFAEVLGSLAERGGSGAAPLLAIREKISKINIVLCTSDRGLCGGFNANLIGKAESFAKEKAASDIKVSFTNYGKKGRDWVRKSDYEIESEYIGVVGGKFGFNVSVNAGRELIDGFLNGEYDEVYVVYSEFVSAARQIPVIKQLLPIPPLEIIEKSEDETKQYLPEHICEPSPAELLNEMLPKNVFVQIYSALLETSTSEHAARMAAMNNATKACNDIIESLTLAYNKARQSAITSDLMDIVGGAEALKG; the protein is encoded by the coding sequence ATGGCAACATTAAAAGATGTCCAAATAAAAATAGGCGCGGTAAAGAAGACTAAGCAGATAACAAAAGCTATGAATATGGTTGCTGCTTCAAGACTTAGAGGTGCTCAAACCAGTATGACCGGTTTCAGGCCATATGCAAGCAAATTTGCAGAAGTTTTGGGAAGTCTTGCCGAACGTGGTGGCAGTGGAGCAGCTCCATTACTTGCCATACGTGAAAAGATTTCAAAAATAAATATTGTTCTTTGTACTTCGGACAGAGGTTTGTGCGGTGGATTTAATGCAAACCTTATTGGAAAAGCGGAATCATTCGCTAAAGAAAAAGCAGCTTCGGATATCAAGGTTTCTTTTACTAACTATGGTAAAAAAGGGAGAGACTGGGTAAGAAAAAGTGATTATGAAATTGAAAGTGAATACATCGGAGTTGTAGGAGGAAAATTCGGATTTAATGTATCTGTTAATGCAGGAAGAGAGCTTATAGATGGATTTTTAAACGGAGAATATGATGAAGTTTATGTAGTCTATTCAGAATTTGTAAGTGCGGCCAGACAGATCCCGGTAATCAAGCAGCTTCTTCCGATACCGCCTCTTGAAATAATTGAAAAGAGTGAAGATGAAACCAAACAATATCTTCCTGAACATATATGTGAGCCTTCTCCAGCTGAACTGTTGAATGAAATGCTCCCAAAAAATGTGTTTGTTCAGATCTACAGCGCTCTTTTAGAAACATCAACAAGTGAACATGCTGCAAGAATGGCTGCAATGAACAATGCAACCAAGGCATGCAATGACATTATTGAGAGTCTTACTCTGGCTTACAATAAGGCCCGGCAGTCTGCTATCACCTCGGATCTCATGGATATTGTAGGTGGAGCAGAAGCGCTTAAAGGGTAA
- the atpD gene encoding F0F1 ATP synthase subunit beta, with the protein MGENLGKIKQVMGPVVDVGFEEGKLPNILTALLISNPSINDEPDNLVVEVAQHLGDNVVRCIAMDVTDGLVRGMPVKDTGNPIMVPVGPAGLGRVLNVVGRPVDGLGPVSQEKMMPIHRLAPKFTEQDTTVRVLETGVKVIDLLVPFPRGGKMGMFGGAGVGKTVIMMEMVHNIAMQHGGISVFAGVGERTREGNDLYHEMKDSGVLPKAALIYGQMTEPPGARARVALTALTAAEYYRDIEGQDVLIFIDNIFRFTQAGSEVSALLGRMPSAVGYQPTLAVDLGELQERITSTDKGSITAVQCVYVPADDLTDPAPATTFAHLDGTVVLSRQIAELGIYPAVDPLDSTSRILDASYIGEEHYGVSRTVQQILQKYKELQDIIAILGIEELSDEDRVIVGRARKIQRYLSQPFHVAETFTGMPGKYVKIEDTVRGFKEICEGKHDDLPERAFYMVGSIEEAREKAKQMAEEQ; encoded by the coding sequence ATGGGAGAAAATTTAGGTAAAATAAAGCAAGTTATGGGACCTGTTGTTGACGTTGGGTTCGAAGAAGGTAAGCTTCCGAATATACTTACCGCACTTCTGATTTCAAATCCGTCAATCAATGATGAACCGGATAATCTTGTTGTAGAAGTTGCACAGCATCTTGGGGATAATGTTGTACGTTGTATTGCCATGGATGTAACAGATGGCCTGGTACGAGGTATGCCGGTTAAAGACACGGGAAACCCGATCATGGTACCTGTTGGTCCGGCTGGTCTTGGGAGAGTATTAAATGTTGTCGGACGTCCGGTTGACGGGCTTGGGCCTGTAAGCCAGGAAAAGATGATGCCGATTCACCGGTTAGCCCCGAAATTTACAGAACAGGATACAACGGTTCGTGTTCTTGAAACGGGTGTAAAAGTTATTGATCTGCTTGTACCGTTTCCCAGGGGCGGAAAAATGGGAATGTTTGGTGGAGCTGGTGTTGGCAAAACAGTTATCATGATGGAAATGGTTCATAACATTGCTATGCAGCATGGTGGTATATCAGTATTTGCCGGAGTAGGTGAAAGAACTCGTGAAGGAAATGACTTGTATCATGAAATGAAGGATTCAGGCGTTCTTCCTAAAGCCGCGCTTATTTATGGCCAGATGACTGAACCGCCCGGAGCAAGAGCAAGGGTTGCGTTAACAGCTCTGACTGCTGCCGAGTATTATCGTGATATTGAAGGACAGGACGTTCTCATATTTATTGATAATATTTTCCGTTTTACTCAGGCTGGTTCCGAGGTTTCGGCACTCTTGGGTCGTATGCCTTCTGCTGTTGGATACCAACCGACTCTTGCAGTTGACCTTGGTGAACTTCAGGAACGTATTACATCTACAGATAAAGGTTCAATTACGGCTGTACAATGTGTTTATGTTCCGGCTGATGACTTGACAGACCCTGCACCTGCAACAACTTTTGCTCATTTGGATGGAACAGTTGTTTTATCTCGGCAAATTGCAGAGCTTGGAATTTATCCGGCTGTTGATCCGCTTGATTCAACATCAAGAATTCTGGATGCTTCTTATATCGGTGAAGAACATTATGGCGTTTCGCGTACAGTTCAGCAGATTCTTCAAAAATACAAAGAGCTTCAGGATATTATTGCAATTCTTGGTATAGAAGAGTTATCTGATGAAGATAGAGTTATTGTTGGCAGGGCAAGAAAAATTCAAAGATATTTATCCCAGCCGTTTCATGTTGCAGAAACTTTTACAGGCATGCCGGGTAAATACGTAAAAATTGAAGACACAGTCAGGGGCTTTAAAGAAATATGTGAAGGCAAGCATGATGATCTTCCCGAACGAGCCTTCTATATGGTCGGTAGCATTGAAGAGGCCAGAGAAAAGGCTAAGCAAATGGCCGAAGAACAGTAA
- a CDS encoding F0F1 ATP synthase subunit epsilon: MAGNIKLEVVTPEKSVVSEEAQIVMAPGAMGEFGVLVGHTPFFTTLKMGIIKYKDVKGEERCVFVSEGFAEALPDKVTVLAETAERRRDIDIERAKAALKRAEERLAKESGKQDMDFMRAKVALDRALHRVQLAETRRQ; the protein is encoded by the coding sequence ATGGCCGGAAACATAAAATTAGAAGTTGTTACCCCGGAAAAATCCGTAGTTAGCGAAGAAGCACAGATTGTTATGGCACCTGGTGCAATGGGAGAATTTGGAGTTCTTGTTGGCCACACCCCCTTTTTTACTACATTAAAAATGGGAATTATTAAGTATAAGGATGTAAAAGGTGAAGAAAGGTGCGTCTTTGTTTCAGAAGGGTTTGCGGAAGCTTTGCCTGACAAAGTAACCGTGCTTGCTGAAACTGCGGAACGAAGGCGTGATATAGATATAGAAAGGGCAAAAGCCGCCTTAAAACGTGCTGAAGAACGTTTGGCAAAAGAAAGTGGCAAACAGGATATGGACTTTATGAGAGCTAAAGTAGCTCTGGATAGGGCTTTACACCGCGTCCAGCTTGCTGAAACAAGACGGCAGTAA